Proteins from one Leptospira johnsonii genomic window:
- a CDS encoding sensor histidine kinase, with protein sequence MGIFSKKDPFFLLAAFLFFTYCSPSPKKALLENGVIDWEKSLNQGKCFRMTGEWKFAWLGTTPDTSLPKEPEKFSLSVIPGSWTKHDWPGSDEGEFPKYGKALYRVDLVSSSPVESLHLVSYDQGTNYRILFNGKLINEVGKVGDPTEDGLELRTSYSILPTWQGTAHLDFEISNYQYRKGGLWKPPVLGTAECVGRYYMDRRDLEGILCGGLFFLGLFHIFVSVFYKKDSSALILGIFSITVGLRLYSTGVRLFPEHFLVGPEIYLRTEFIAWFMGMPLAQHFLLEVFPVNFGKKFLKLGYIFAGIFTLITLFTGPAIYSYLINPSYLLFVFNGACSLVVLVKAVSQRMVGAYIYLTSFIFLLFFMVSEILFHAEVLDSWELSGIGVGIFVLGNSLSLSSKMLSGFREREKVQEILNTNLEELVRKRTRELEFARDEAEAANKAKSEFLINVDHEVRTPMNGIVGITQMLLDSDLKPEHKEMLELLKRSGDAMMVILGSMLDASSLEKGTLYLLNKRFNLKASIYEAAMRVEDKIRRKNLDFSVTLSDNLPEAVDGDEERFKTMLLVLLENAEKFTVKGFIKLIGEKVQETNLDYRLRFRVQDSGIGIPEDKLSSIFNPFQQVDSGVTKPFQGAGLGLALCKALAQKMDGDISVQSIPGTGSEFILEIALSKPEIQS encoded by the coding sequence ATGGGAATTTTCTCTAAAAAGGATCCGTTCTTTCTTCTTGCGGCATTCTTGTTTTTCACATATTGTTCGCCTTCTCCTAAAAAAGCTCTATTAGAGAATGGTGTTATAGATTGGGAAAAATCCCTGAACCAGGGAAAATGTTTTCGAATGACCGGAGAATGGAAGTTTGCCTGGTTAGGCACCACTCCGGACACAAGTCTTCCAAAAGAACCTGAAAAATTTTCTCTAAGCGTTATCCCAGGTAGCTGGACCAAGCACGATTGGCCAGGTTCCGACGAGGGAGAATTCCCTAAGTACGGAAAAGCATTGTATAGAGTGGATTTAGTTTCTTCTTCCCCTGTAGAAAGTTTGCATCTAGTTTCTTACGATCAAGGAACGAATTACAGGATACTATTTAACGGAAAACTAATCAATGAAGTGGGGAAAGTGGGAGATCCGACTGAAGATGGATTAGAACTTAGGACCAGCTATTCCATTCTTCCTACCTGGCAAGGAACTGCTCATCTGGATTTTGAAATTTCCAATTACCAGTATAGAAAAGGAGGACTTTGGAAACCTCCTGTTTTGGGCACTGCGGAATGTGTCGGTCGCTATTACATGGATAGAAGGGACTTAGAGGGGATACTCTGCGGAGGCCTTTTCTTCTTAGGGCTATTTCATATTTTCGTATCCGTATTTTATAAAAAAGATTCTTCCGCTTTGATCTTAGGAATTTTTTCCATCACAGTAGGTTTAAGATTGTATTCCACTGGAGTGAGATTATTCCCCGAACATTTTTTAGTGGGACCTGAAATTTATCTTAGAACAGAATTTATCGCGTGGTTTATGGGTATGCCCTTAGCCCAACATTTTTTGTTAGAAGTATTTCCTGTAAACTTTGGAAAAAAATTCCTGAAGTTAGGTTATATCTTCGCGGGAATATTCACACTTATCACTTTGTTTACTGGGCCTGCGATCTATTCTTATCTGATCAATCCTTCTTATCTACTCTTTGTATTTAACGGAGCCTGTTCCTTAGTTGTCTTAGTAAAAGCGGTTTCTCAAAGGATGGTGGGAGCATATATCTATCTTACTAGTTTTATCTTTCTTCTATTCTTCATGGTAAGCGAGATATTATTTCATGCAGAAGTTTTGGACTCTTGGGAATTGAGCGGGATCGGGGTCGGAATATTCGTACTGGGAAATTCTCTTTCTTTATCCAGCAAGATGTTGAGCGGATTCCGAGAAAGGGAGAAGGTCCAAGAGATACTGAATACCAATTTGGAAGAGTTAGTTCGGAAAAGAACCAGGGAATTGGAATTTGCAAGAGACGAGGCCGAAGCTGCCAACAAGGCGAAGAGTGAATTTTTGATCAACGTAGACCATGAGGTCCGCACTCCTATGAACGGGATCGTTGGGATCACTCAGATGTTATTGGATTCCGATCTAAAGCCGGAACATAAGGAAATGTTGGAGTTACTTAAAAGAAGCGGGGATGCTATGATGGTAATCCTAGGCTCCATGCTGGACGCTTCCAGTTTAGAAAAAGGTACATTATATCTTTTGAATAAACGATTTAACCTCAAGGCCTCCATCTATGAAGCTGCTATGAGAGTAGAGGACAAGATCCGCAGAAAGAACCTGGACTTTAGTGTCACTCTTTCGGACAACCTTCCAGAAGCGGTAGATGGGGACGAAGAAAGATTTAAAACAATGCTTTTGGTCCTTCTGGAAAATGCGGAGAAGTTCACGGTAAAAGGGTTTATCAAACTTATCGGGGAAAAAGTCCAAGAAACCAATCTGGATTATAGACTTAGGTTTAGGGTCCAAGACTCCGGCATAGGAATTCCGGAAGATAAACTCAGTTCTATATTCAATCCATTCCAACAGGTCGATTCCGGAGTAACTAAACCTTTCCAAGGAGCAGGGCTTGGACTCGCACTTTGTAAGGCTCTCGCCCAGAAAATGGATGGGGATATCTCCGTCCAAAGTATCCCAGGCACAGGTTCTGAGTTTATCCTGGAAATCGCACTCTCTAAACCGGAAATCCAATCTTGA
- a CDS encoding S1C family serine protease → MNIRLPKIVWVNIGLLVLFLFVLILPGEGGLSSFFRGGKPLGYSDQRAGIELQNAFRNVYNFAKGSVVSVRTKKTEAITSPYQYFDYRTEKLSSFGSGFLIHEKGYVVTNFHVISDAESIEVIASDGSVFPAKFVGSHERADIALLKIKEGSGLKPVSFGDSDKIEVGDWAIAIGSPFGLERSFSVGVVSAKYREDLDETGQTHIQTDSMINPGSSGGPLLNIYGEVIGINRLIRSDSGRNTGIGFAIPMNYAKKIIQLIEENKGRIIRPATLGVMATVPLPDHRKALGIPADWNGVLVYDMDSGSSAESSGLKRYDFIMEANGVQVKNINDLREQVGIVGLGGRLKLRIYREKSLQELTVRLIQK, encoded by the coding sequence ATGAATATTCGTCTTCCTAAAATCGTTTGGGTCAATATCGGACTTTTGGTTTTATTCCTATTCGTCCTTATTCTTCCGGGAGAAGGAGGTTTGTCCTCCTTTTTCCGAGGCGGCAAACCTCTCGGTTATTCCGACCAAAGAGCCGGGATCGAATTGCAGAATGCTTTTCGAAATGTTTATAATTTCGCAAAGGGTTCGGTGGTTTCTGTCCGTACCAAAAAAACAGAAGCGATCACAAGCCCGTACCAATATTTCGATTACCGCACCGAAAAACTTTCCTCTTTCGGGAGCGGGTTTCTCATTCATGAAAAAGGATACGTTGTCACAAATTTTCACGTTATCTCAGACGCGGAAAGTATAGAAGTAATCGCTTCCGATGGTAGTGTTTTTCCTGCTAAATTTGTGGGAAGCCACGAAAGAGCGGATATTGCTCTTCTGAAAATTAAAGAAGGCAGTGGACTTAAGCCAGTTTCTTTCGGTGATTCTGACAAAATTGAAGTAGGAGATTGGGCGATTGCGATCGGCTCTCCTTTCGGGTTGGAAAGATCTTTTTCGGTAGGCGTGGTTTCTGCAAAATATAGAGAAGATCTGGACGAAACCGGCCAAACCCATATCCAAACCGATAGCATGATCAACCCGGGTTCCAGCGGAGGACCTCTTCTCAATATTTACGGAGAAGTCATCGGGATCAATCGGTTGATCCGAAGCGACTCCGGTAGAAATACCGGCATCGGTTTTGCCATCCCGATGAATTATGCCAAAAAGATAATCCAGCTGATCGAAGAGAATAAAGGAAGGATTATCCGGCCTGCTACCTTAGGTGTGATGGCGACTGTCCCACTTCCGGATCATAGAAAGGCTCTTGGAATTCCAGCCGATTGGAATGGGGTCTTGGTATATGATATGGATTCAGGATCTTCTGCGGAAAGTTCCGGTTTAAAACGATATGATTTCATTATGGAAGCAAACGGAGTCCAAGTTAAAAATATTAATGATCTGAGGGAACAGGTAGGAATAGTAGGATTAGGCGGCAGGTTAAAACTTAGGATCTACAGGGAAAAATCCCTGCAAGAACTGACCGTTCGATTGATACAGAAATAA
- a CDS encoding pyridoxal phosphate-dependent aminotransferase, giving the protein MRRNIVHSGADALIYEIRQIVGVAKKLEALGVPITYENIGDPIQKGEKVAPWMKKIVSDLILEDRSWAYTATQGFEKTRNFLADKVNERGGAQITADDILFFNGLGDAVAKIFGFLRREARVIGPSPAYSTLSSAEAAHSGYEHMTYNLNPEQGWMPDLEDIENKVKYNDSIAGILLINPDNPTGAVYDKNVMREIVKIAEKYDVMLICDETYAHVNYSETGTIHLSEVIGNKVPGMALRSVSKEFPWPGGRCGWLEIFNKDKDPVFARYAKSLLDAKMLEVCSTTLPQMAIPEVYSHPQFLPHLKERNEKFKKKAKLATESFKGLKGVTVVEPKGAFYLTVAFDKGVLGDKMTLPISNSKAEEFIRPLLGNCAPDRRFVYYLLASTGICVVPLSSFCTDRDGFRVTLLEEDEEKFRWIYHTLRKSIEDYTTSA; this is encoded by the coding sequence ATGAGAAGAAATATCGTTCATAGCGGTGCTGATGCTCTCATTTACGAGATCCGTCAGATCGTAGGAGTCGCTAAAAAGTTAGAAGCTCTCGGAGTTCCGATCACTTACGAGAATATCGGGGATCCCATCCAAAAAGGAGAGAAGGTCGCTCCTTGGATGAAAAAAATCGTTTCGGATCTGATCTTGGAAGATAGATCCTGGGCCTATACGGCTACCCAAGGATTCGAAAAGACCAGAAATTTTTTAGCAGATAAAGTGAACGAAAGAGGCGGAGCTCAGATTACCGCAGATGATATTTTATTCTTTAACGGACTTGGTGACGCGGTCGCTAAAATTTTCGGCTTTTTAAGAAGAGAGGCACGGGTCATTGGACCAAGCCCTGCGTATTCTACACTTTCTTCTGCGGAAGCGGCTCACTCCGGTTATGAACATATGACCTATAATTTAAATCCGGAGCAGGGTTGGATGCCCGATCTGGAAGATATCGAGAATAAGGTCAAATACAACGATTCCATCGCCGGGATACTTCTTATCAATCCGGATAATCCTACCGGCGCTGTGTATGATAAAAACGTAATGCGTGAGATCGTAAAGATCGCAGAAAAATACGATGTAATGCTTATCTGCGACGAGACCTACGCTCATGTGAATTATTCCGAAACAGGAACAATCCATCTTTCGGAAGTGATTGGAAATAAGGTGCCAGGAATGGCTCTTCGTTCCGTATCCAAGGAATTTCCTTGGCCAGGAGGAAGATGCGGTTGGTTGGAGATCTTTAACAAAGACAAGGATCCTGTTTTTGCACGTTATGCAAAATCCCTTTTGGACGCTAAAATGTTGGAAGTATGTTCTACCACTCTTCCTCAGATGGCGATTCCGGAAGTATATTCCCATCCTCAATTCCTTCCTCATTTGAAAGAGAGAAATGAGAAGTTCAAGAAGAAGGCGAAACTCGCCACTGAGTCCTTTAAAGGACTGAAAGGTGTTACGGTTGTGGAACCGAAAGGCGCTTTTTATCTTACCGTTGCATTCGATAAGGGAGTGCTCGGAGATAAGATGACTCTTCCCATCTCTAATTCAAAGGCAGAAGAATTTATACGCCCTTTACTTGGGAATTGCGCTCCGGATCGTAGATTTGTGTACTATCTTCTGGCTTCTACAGGGATCTGTGTGGTTCCACTTTCTTCTTTCTGTACAGATAGGGACGGTTTCAGGGTCACTCTTCTCGAAGAAGACGAGGAAAAATTCCGTTGGATCTATCACACTTTGAGAAAGAGTATAGAGGATTATACTACTTCCGCCTAG
- a CDS encoding chloride channel protein codes for MDRIQALFKNPIFILSKKNPFMLSRWSILYVLLGLFAGVFSAVFWKVLEYLTKLLAGFQGHYIILIMTLSGLGIGLLIYFLGEPGEISLVIDNIRFRGGKLDPKNNPSMSLSSLLSISSGGSAGPEAPLVQITGSFGSWFAEKIGLEGEELRSMTIAGMAAGFTSLFGSPLGGALFALEILQHRHVVEYYEALLPAFLSSCSAYFVFLFMTDMGIGPTWEFPQYVPGGIEDFQYAIGFGMAGAAVGWIFYGIFRITKFSFSKIALPIFMKTTIGGLLLGCIAYYEPLTRYFGHDQLNEIVVTKGDWIFFGTLALLKILAINITVSSGWRGGIIIPLFFVGAVAGRFFMDFFPSENESFLLICLMASVNASVTKTPISTTILLTGLTGVSNFTPVLFASLSGYFLSPKAPFISSQADSV; via the coding sequence ATGGATCGGATCCAAGCTCTTTTTAAAAATCCAATTTTCATCTTATCTAAAAAGAATCCATTTATGCTTTCCAGATGGAGTATTTTATACGTACTCCTAGGATTATTTGCCGGAGTATTCTCCGCTGTGTTTTGGAAAGTTCTGGAATATCTCACCAAACTTTTAGCAGGTTTCCAAGGACATTATATAATTCTGATCATGACCTTGTCAGGTCTTGGTATAGGCCTTCTCATTTATTTCCTGGGAGAACCTGGAGAAATTTCATTAGTAATCGATAATATTCGTTTTAGGGGAGGGAAACTCGACCCTAAGAATAATCCTTCTATGAGTTTGTCTTCTTTACTTAGCATATCTTCCGGAGGAAGCGCTGGTCCTGAGGCGCCGCTTGTCCAGATCACAGGTTCTTTCGGGAGTTGGTTTGCTGAAAAGATAGGATTAGAAGGAGAAGAATTGAGATCCATGACGATCGCCGGAATGGCGGCAGGATTTACTTCTTTATTCGGATCCCCTTTAGGCGGAGCATTATTCGCGTTGGAGATCCTACAGCATAGACATGTGGTAGAATATTACGAGGCGTTATTACCTGCGTTTCTTTCCAGTTGTAGCGCATATTTTGTATTTCTATTCATGACAGATATGGGGATCGGACCTACTTGGGAATTCCCACAATATGTTCCCGGCGGAATAGAGGACTTCCAATACGCGATCGGGTTCGGAATGGCCGGAGCGGCGGTTGGTTGGATCTTCTATGGGATATTCAGAATTACTAAATTTTCTTTTTCTAAAATAGCTCTTCCTATTTTTATGAAGACGACGATCGGCGGATTATTATTAGGTTGTATTGCGTATTACGAACCGTTGACCCGTTATTTCGGCCATGACCAGCTAAACGAGATCGTAGTTACCAAAGGGGATTGGATCTTTTTTGGGACCTTGGCTTTATTGAAGATATTGGCGATCAATATCACTGTTTCCAGCGGCTGGAGGGGTGGTATTATCATACCTTTATTTTTTGTCGGAGCGGTGGCCGGTCGATTTTTTATGGACTTCTTCCCGTCTGAGAACGAATCATTTTTGCTCATCTGTCTTATGGCATCCGTGAACGCTTCCGTGACCAAAACACCTATCAGCACCACAATATTACTCACAGGATTAACCGGAGTTTCTAATTTCACTCCGGTATTATTCGCCTCTTTGAGCGGATACTTTTTGTCTCCCAAAGCTCCGTTCATCAGTTCTCAGGCCGATTCGGTTTAA
- the mutL gene encoding DNA mismatch repair endonuclease MutL produces MGRIQELSPELINQIAAGEVIESAHSVLKEMMENSVDAGADTIEVESRDGGLTSLLLSDNGSGIAEEDIPLAIQRHATSKIQTLKDLELVSSYGFRGEALASIASVSKLTIETGTGLPTAWKVRAEKGQILSKEAIPGFQGTKILVEDLFYNTPVRRKFLKSVRSEDKKIRDKVTVQALAREDIRFRFVQDHKEIHRLSPKSKKERIIDLFGENFRDHLLEVQLEKKGWRAKGFISDPDFYKSNRTGQFIFVNGRPVEIKYSSHLLKKCYDELLPPNGHPYCFLFFEVDPESIDVNVHPAKKEIRFLDEEGFNTFFLQLIQKELRSSTPVSFLELKNRLLRPEPKKMESTLYSFSSSTGTEQQLLGGALYEGVKHSPSFPVETVGPGSRLDDLTDIPVKHSEFIPKKHFGLLFETFILAEGEDGFYIIDQHTAHERIRYEEVLRKLKKKNYGIQPLLTPIRIPVSKQEAEDIKDRLGEYQEVGLKLDSLGEDTMVLREVPGYFLPGHEKEIVLDFLNRTGGKEVPEPELYDLMAKCVACRSAVKKGDQLSDHLIAEMLNRLSYCENPSRCPHGRPTLVKLTREDLERMFHRR; encoded by the coding sequence ATGGGAAGGATCCAAGAACTCAGTCCGGAACTAATCAATCAAATCGCCGCCGGGGAAGTGATAGAATCTGCTCACTCCGTCTTGAAAGAAATGATGGAAAACTCCGTGGACGCAGGAGCGGACACGATCGAAGTGGAATCCAGAGATGGAGGCCTGACCTCCTTACTTCTTTCGGATAATGGATCCGGAATAGCAGAAGAGGATATCCCACTTGCAATCCAAAGACATGCCACGAGTAAGATCCAAACATTAAAAGATCTTGAATTAGTTTCTTCTTATGGATTCAGGGGAGAAGCTTTGGCATCCATCGCTTCCGTTTCCAAACTTACGATCGAGACAGGAACTGGACTACCGACCGCTTGGAAGGTAAGAGCCGAAAAAGGTCAGATACTTTCCAAAGAAGCCATCCCAGGTTTTCAAGGAACTAAGATCCTGGTAGAGGATCTATTCTACAATACTCCGGTCAGAAGAAAATTTTTGAAATCGGTCCGTTCCGAAGATAAGAAGATCCGTGACAAAGTAACTGTCCAAGCACTCGCTAGGGAAGATATACGTTTTAGATTTGTCCAAGATCATAAAGAGATTCACAGACTTTCTCCAAAGAGTAAAAAAGAAAGGATCATTGATCTATTCGGAGAAAATTTCAGGGACCACTTGTTGGAGGTCCAACTAGAAAAAAAGGGTTGGAGAGCGAAAGGGTTTATAAGCGATCCTGATTTTTATAAATCCAACCGCACAGGCCAATTCATATTCGTGAACGGAAGGCCTGTGGAGATCAAATATTCATCTCATCTATTAAAAAAATGTTATGATGAACTTCTCCCTCCAAACGGTCATCCATACTGTTTTTTATTTTTCGAAGTGGATCCTGAATCTATAGATGTAAACGTTCATCCCGCTAAAAAAGAGATACGCTTTTTGGACGAGGAAGGATTTAATACATTTTTCTTACAGTTGATCCAGAAAGAACTCAGGTCCAGTACACCGGTCAGCTTCTTAGAGTTGAAAAACAGGCTTTTAAGACCCGAGCCTAAAAAGATGGAATCCACATTATATTCCTTTTCTTCTTCTACCGGAACGGAACAACAACTTTTGGGCGGCGCGCTTTACGAAGGAGTAAAACATTCTCCTTCTTTTCCCGTGGAAACTGTAGGTCCAGGTTCCAGGTTAGATGATCTAACCGATATTCCGGTCAAACATTCTGAGTTTATTCCTAAAAAACATTTCGGATTATTATTCGAAACATTCATCTTGGCAGAAGGTGAAGATGGTTTTTATATCATAGACCAACATACCGCTCACGAAAGGATCCGTTACGAAGAAGTTTTGAGAAAACTGAAAAAGAAAAATTACGGCATCCAACCTCTTCTTACTCCGATTCGTATTCCTGTTTCTAAACAAGAAGCGGAAGATATCAAAGACAGGCTCGGAGAATACCAAGAGGTCGGTCTAAAATTAGATTCACTCGGAGAAGATACAATGGTCCTCCGAGAAGTTCCTGGTTACTTTCTACCCGGCCATGAAAAAGAGATCGTTTTGGATTTTCTAAATCGTACCGGAGGCAAAGAAGTTCCAGAGCCGGAGTTATACGATCTTATGGCAAAATGTGTGGCTTGTAGATCCGCGGTTAAAAAAGGGGACCAACTTTCGGACCATCTCATCGCAGAGATGCTCAATCGTTTGAGTTATTGCGAAAACCCTTCACGTTGTCCTCATGGAAGACCCACCTTGGTCAAATTAACCAGAGAAGATCTGGAAAGAATGTTTCATCGCAGGTAA
- the purM gene encoding phosphoribosylformylglycinamidine cyclo-ligase, protein MQEDISYKSAGVDTEAGQEFVKKIKQNVESTHGPRVLGGLGGFSGAFDVSFLKNYKNPILLSGTDGVGTKVELARLFNIHDTIGIDLVAMCVNDILVSGGEPLFFLDYIACGKLVPERMERIVAGIVKGCKLSGAALLGGETAEHPGTMDPDEYDLGGFVVGAVEKEDLIDGSEIKEGDIVLGLESSGPHSNGFSLIRKLYLEGGRKLPADPELVGFLKEFALRPTRIYVQSILNLTKKAEVKGMVHITGGGFYENIPRVLPDPLAVEIKREKLPENPFFARVQKDFPSLSEKELYSTFNMGIGYIVIVSPESESDAISALEEKGELVHKIGVVTSKNKEPVLFV, encoded by the coding sequence ATGCAAGAAGACATCAGTTATAAATCCGCCGGAGTCGATACGGAAGCCGGCCAAGAATTCGTTAAAAAGATCAAACAAAACGTGGAATCCACCCATGGCCCCAGAGTTCTCGGGGGACTTGGAGGATTTTCAGGCGCTTTCGACGTTTCTTTCCTCAAAAATTATAAAAACCCGATATTGCTCAGCGGCACGGACGGAGTGGGAACCAAGGTGGAACTCGCTCGTTTATTCAATATTCATGATACGATCGGCATAGATCTGGTCGCTATGTGTGTGAATGATATTCTTGTCTCGGGTGGAGAGCCTTTATTCTTCTTAGATTATATAGCCTGCGGTAAATTAGTCCCGGAGAGAATGGAAAGAATCGTCGCAGGTATCGTAAAAGGTTGTAAACTTTCCGGAGCGGCGCTATTAGGCGGAGAAACTGCAGAACATCCTGGCACCATGGATCCGGACGAATACGATTTAGGCGGGTTCGTTGTAGGCGCTGTAGAGAAGGAAGACTTAATAGACGGATCCGAGATCAAAGAGGGAGATATCGTTTTAGGTTTGGAATCTTCCGGTCCTCATAGCAACGGATTTTCTTTGATCCGTAAATTGTATTTAGAAGGTGGAAGAAAGCTTCCCGCAGATCCTGAGTTAGTCGGTTTCTTAAAAGAATTCGCACTTCGTCCTACAAGGATCTATGTTCAGAGTATACTGAATCTGACCAAGAAGGCAGAAGTCAAAGGAATGGTGCATATCACCGGAGGAGGTTTTTATGAAAACATTCCTAGAGTGCTCCCTGATCCTTTGGCAGTAGAGATCAAAAGAGAAAAACTTCCTGAGAATCCTTTCTTTGCAAGAGTCCAAAAGGATTTTCCTTCTTTATCCGAAAAGGAATTGTATTCCACTTTTAATATGGGAATCGGATACATAGTCATCGTTTCTCCCGAGTCCGAGTCCGACGCGATCTCAGCCTTGGAAGAAAAAGGAGAACTGGTCCATAAAATCGGAGTAGTCACTTCGAAAAATAAAGAGCCTGTTCTTTTTGTCTGA
- the lsa19 gene encoding adhesin Lsa19, with translation MNPLSISKLVTILLVPSLLFFCKPKEEETTDAIVSFLVGKATAEKAGSVLKANDRVVESEIVKTDKDATLDLTTTLGTVRLLGGSEASIAALRADQNYIKINSGNILVKVAKLKKNESISIDTPTVVAAVRGTQFWGQVNPANETGTFAVREGSVQITRKDDEARVLIKAGEAVDLGPGIKALKVRPAAAGELSAMEQIDQMK, from the coding sequence ATGAACCCTCTATCCATCTCAAAGCTAGTTACGATCCTATTAGTCCCAAGCCTTTTGTTCTTCTGCAAACCTAAAGAAGAAGAAACTACGGATGCAATCGTCTCCTTTCTCGTAGGAAAAGCGACTGCGGAAAAAGCAGGCTCGGTCTTAAAAGCAAACGATCGTGTTGTGGAATCCGAAATCGTAAAAACGGACAAGGATGCCACCTTAGATCTAACCACTACTTTAGGGACGGTTCGTCTCTTGGGCGGCTCCGAGGCTTCTATCGCTGCATTGAGAGCGGACCAAAATTATATTAAGATCAACTCGGGCAATATTCTGGTAAAAGTTGCCAAACTGAAAAAGAACGAATCCATCTCCATTGATACTCCTACTGTGGTGGCAGCAGTCAGAGGCACCCAATTCTGGGGCCAAGTGAATCCTGCCAACGAAACCGGAACGTTTGCAGTTCGTGAAGGTAGCGTTCAGATTACCAGAAAAGACGATGAGGCCAGAGTTTTGATAAAAGCGGGAGAAGCTGTGGACTTGGGACCCGGCATCAAGGCCTTAAAAGTTCGCCCTGCGGCTGCAGGAGAGCTGTCCGCAATGGAACAAATCGACCAAATGAAATAG
- the murI gene encoding glutamate racemase, translating into MKNDKERVPKIGVMDSGMGGLSVLKELLDLPYPADFLYYGDLAHAPYGEKQTSEVLELTRNVCNIFLREEVDAILLACNTATSASASKLREELSVPVFGMEPAIKPALLAHPGKKIALLATSVTHREEKLQELKSELGASERVVHLNCDGLATLVDHGKWEEAKLLLKNILKIPQEQGIHALVLGCTHYVFLKNEIKDLYPEAILHDGNQGTVRHLVRSLHLDERQGHPNYTLFFSSNSNRDETEGLASRLLQKGSGSHPHNR; encoded by the coding sequence ATGAAAAACGATAAAGAAAGAGTTCCTAAGATCGGAGTGATGGATTCCGGAATGGGAGGACTTTCCGTTCTAAAGGAACTCTTGGATCTTCCATATCCTGCTGATTTTCTGTATTACGGGGATCTGGCCCATGCTCCTTACGGGGAGAAACAAACTTCAGAAGTTCTGGAACTGACTCGTAATGTGTGTAATATTTTCTTGAGGGAAGAAGTAGACGCGATCCTTCTCGCATGTAATACCGCAACCTCCGCCTCTGCCTCCAAACTTAGGGAGGAATTATCCGTACCCGTATTTGGTATGGAGCCTGCGATTAAACCTGCACTTCTCGCACATCCTGGAAAAAAAATTGCGTTACTCGCCACCTCGGTCACTCATAGGGAAGAAAAATTACAAGAGTTAAAATCAGAATTAGGCGCATCCGAAAGGGTGGTCCATCTGAATTGTGACGGTCTTGCTACATTGGTGGATCATGGGAAATGGGAAGAAGCGAAACTTCTTCTTAAAAACATATTAAAAATCCCGCAAGAACAAGGGATTCATGCTCTTGTGTTGGGATGCACACATTACGTATTCTTGAAAAACGAAATAAAAGACCTATATCCAGAGGCAATTCTTCACGATGGGAACCAGGGAACCGTCCGCCATTTAGTCAGATCTCTTCATTTGGATGAACGACAAGGGCATCCTAACTATACTCTGTTCTTTTCTTCCAATTCAAACAGGGACGAAACGGAAGGTCTAGCCTCCCGATTATTGCAAAAGGGTTCCGGATCTCATCCCCATAATAGGTAG